One Vallitalea pronyensis genomic region harbors:
- a CDS encoding DUF1349 domain-containing protein yields the protein MKTKNNKMTLSSEQFKWINEPKKWHVSDGMVEITAESGVDFFLDPAGYHVAMTAPLFYVDTEEDFVATVHIGLTMNHEFDSGCLMVMSDDKNWAKICFEYVSLEPYIVSVVTKGTSDDSNATAIPQDTTYLRITRKGDCYAFHYSMDGIEWILVRYFDLPGSKTMKLGMVAQCPTGDTCTVTFRHFDYQVKRVDNLRISV from the coding sequence ATGAAAACAAAAAACAATAAGATGACACTGTCATCAGAACAATTTAAATGGATAAATGAGCCTAAAAAATGGCATGTTTCAGATGGGATGGTTGAAATTACCGCTGAGAGCGGCGTCGATTTCTTTCTAGACCCAGCAGGGTATCACGTTGCTATGACAGCGCCCTTGTTTTATGTTGACACAGAAGAGGACTTTGTCGCAACAGTACACATCGGTCTTACAATGAATCATGAATTTGATTCGGGTTGTCTAATGGTTATGTCCGACGATAAAAATTGGGCTAAAATATGTTTTGAATACGTAAGTCTAGAACCCTATATTGTAAGTGTTGTAACCAAAGGCACTTCAGATGACTCTAATGCGACTGCTATCCCCCAAGATACCACGTATCTGCGCATAACCAGAAAAGGGGATTGCTACGCATTTCATTATTCAATGGATGGGATAGAGTGGATTCTGGTCAGGTACTTTGACTTACCAGGAAGTAAAACAATGAAATTAGGCATGGTTGCACAATGCCCTACAGGAGACACATGTACGGTAACATTTCGTCATTTTGATTATCAGGTAAAACGTGTGGATAATTTACGGATTTCAGTATAA
- a CDS encoding MFS transporter, translated as MLISYKRTTISCFVGIFTQAIITNLTAILFIPLMGIYDLTYSQLGVLVSVNFIAQVLADISFSGVIDKVGYRRLVLPTTMTAFIGFIVFAASPLIFKDDVFAGFLIATVIYAFSSGLLEILLSPIISAIPGNDKGPAMSLLHSFYAWGQVITIIITTLFIAIFGGENWQYIVLFWSILPLTNFFMFLGAKFPDIIPEGHRQRIREILLHPFFILTLFAIMFGAAAEVVMNQWSSTFMEKGLALPKLTGDLMGMCGFAIMLGVGRVFYGIYGSKINIHKALIFGSLLAVMSYLTVALSPIISISVAGCILCGFAVSLLWPGTIVISSDRFPMSGAWLFAILAVAGDLGAAFGPWMTGMIIDNSMSSRMVLQLSNMLNVTIEQGAIRFGILLAVIFPLLALMTHYVLYKMKRDNNSL; from the coding sequence ATGTTAATAAGTTATAAAAGAACCACCATATCCTGTTTCGTCGGCATATTCACCCAAGCAATTATTACGAACCTAACAGCCATTTTATTTATCCCTTTAATGGGGATATATGACCTAACCTATAGTCAGCTAGGGGTATTGGTTAGTGTGAACTTTATTGCCCAAGTCTTGGCAGATATCAGTTTTAGCGGGGTAATTGATAAAGTAGGCTATAGAAGGCTGGTATTGCCTACAACCATGACGGCCTTTATAGGGTTTATCGTTTTTGCGGCCTCACCGCTGATTTTCAAAGATGATGTTTTTGCAGGTTTTCTTATAGCCACTGTCATTTATGCCTTTTCAAGCGGCTTGCTAGAGATCCTATTAAGCCCTATTATTTCAGCCATACCAGGGAACGATAAAGGGCCTGCTATGAGCCTGCTCCACTCCTTTTATGCTTGGGGGCAGGTCATCACCATTATTATCACCACCCTTTTTATCGCTATCTTTGGAGGAGAAAATTGGCAGTATATTGTTTTATTTTGGTCCATTCTCCCTCTAACTAACTTTTTTATGTTCTTAGGAGCAAAGTTTCCAGATATCATTCCAGAGGGTCATCGACAACGTATTAGGGAAATTTTATTGCACCCGTTTTTCATTTTAACCCTGTTTGCTATCATGTTCGGGGCAGCAGCAGAGGTGGTGATGAACCAATGGAGTTCCACCTTTATGGAGAAGGGTTTGGCACTACCTAAGCTAACAGGGGACCTGATGGGTATGTGTGGTTTTGCCATTATGCTAGGGGTAGGCAGAGTATTTTATGGTATTTATGGGTCTAAGATCAATATACATAAAGCTTTAATCTTCGGTTCCTTGTTGGCCGTGATGAGTTACTTAACGGTGGCATTATCGCCCATCATTTCCATCAGCGTAGCAGGCTGTATCCTATGTGGTTTTGCTGTTAGCCTACTATGGCCAGGTACAATCGTTATTTCTTCAGATCGTTTTCCCATGTCTGGAGCATGGTTGTTTGCTATTTTGGCTGTAGCAGGGGATTTGGGGGCTGCCTTTGGACCTTGGATGACAGGAATGATTATTGATAACAGTATGTCCAGCAGAATGGTTTTACAGCTGTCCAATATGTTAAATGTCACCATAGAGCAGGGTGCCATTAGGTTTGGTATTCTCCTAGCCGTCATTTTTCCATTATTGGCTCTGATGACCCATTACGTGCTGTATAAAATGAAAAGGGATAATAATAGTTTATAA
- a CDS encoding Gfo/Idh/MocA family protein has protein sequence MKKETVNWGVMGCADIAEKALIPGILKANNAKLYAISGRRTSKLKHFAKAFHPEKLYDSYEALLEDPKVDAVYIPLPNGLHCEWTIKAAKKKKHVLCEKPLALSEEQVLQMQKACDDNGVLLMEAFASRHNPVLKKVKSLIDDGAIGKLKHLEAHFAYLLEDANNVRLDGNMGGGATYDVGVYTIGTIRYLTGKEPLAIYTIGDVNHLQNIDKSSCMIMSFEEGITATSYCALDTYDWRGYVVIGDAGRIEVPVDYNDSGELPIKLFKNGEEQVIIINSPHNYQLEVEQFGRCIMEGEVPLVTFADSIGNAIVTDEALKQMGIRTSLSYGYNPLVKGLDTFSNMSNNRG, from the coding sequence ATGAAAAAAGAGACGGTTAACTGGGGTGTGATGGGCTGTGCTGACATTGCTGAAAAGGCACTTATCCCAGGGATTTTAAAAGCCAATAATGCCAAGCTTTATGCCATATCGGGAAGAAGAACCAGTAAGTTGAAACATTTTGCAAAAGCATTTCACCCAGAGAAGCTATATGACAGCTATGAGGCATTATTAGAGGACCCCAAAGTGGATGCAGTCTATATTCCTTTGCCAAACGGCTTGCATTGTGAGTGGACCATTAAAGCAGCCAAGAAGAAAAAGCATGTATTATGTGAGAAGCCCTTAGCCCTATCAGAGGAACAGGTCCTGCAAATGCAGAAAGCGTGTGATGACAACGGCGTATTGCTCATGGAAGCCTTTGCATCCAGGCATAACCCAGTACTTAAAAAGGTGAAATCCCTCATAGATGATGGTGCCATTGGCAAGCTAAAACACCTAGAAGCCCACTTTGCTTACTTGTTAGAAGACGCTAATAATGTACGGTTGGACGGAAATATGGGTGGCGGGGCTACCTATGACGTAGGGGTCTATACCATAGGCACCATACGGTATCTTACGGGAAAAGAGCCCTTAGCCATCTATACCATTGGGGACGTCAATCATTTACAGAACATTGATAAGAGCAGTTGTATGATCATGTCCTTTGAAGAAGGCATTACGGCAACCTCATATTGTGCCCTTGATACTTATGACTGGAGGGGTTACGTGGTAATAGGTGATGCCGGCAGAATAGAGGTACCTGTGGATTACAATGACAGTGGTGAGTTACCCATTAAGCTTTTCAAAAATGGAGAGGAACAGGTTATTATAATCAATAGCCCTCATAATTATCAGCTAGAGGTGGAGCAATTTGGCAGGTGCATCATGGAGGGGGAAGTTCCCCTTGTGACTTTCGCCGATTCCATAGGCAATGCCATCGTTACGGATGAAGCTTTAAAGCAAATGGGGATTAGGACGTCATTATCTTATGGGTATAATCCATTGGTGAAAGGTCTTGATACTTTTTCAAATATGAGCAATAATAGAGGTTAA
- a CDS encoding VOC family protein, which yields MAGLLGTKSVTQIGFIVKDIEASKKTFGTFLGMEPPDTMDTEDYSVTQTTVEGKPAPGAACKLVFFDVTDHLQIELIQPNGVKSTWQDFLDEHGEGIHHIAFQIKNTEEKIAACEDFGMTCLQRGKYDGGNSEYTYLDASGPLKCIVELLENH from the coding sequence ATGGCAGGATTATTAGGAACGAAATCAGTGACCCAAATCGGGTTTATCGTAAAGGACATTGAAGCGTCTAAAAAAACGTTTGGCACATTTTTAGGTATGGAGCCGCCAGACACCATGGATACAGAGGATTATTCAGTGACCCAGACCACAGTGGAAGGAAAGCCTGCTCCAGGTGCAGCTTGTAAATTGGTATTTTTTGATGTGACAGATCATCTACAGATTGAACTTATTCAGCCTAATGGTGTCAAGAGTACTTGGCAGGACTTTTTAGATGAGCATGGTGAAGGCATCCATCACATAGCATTTCAGATAAAAAATACAGAAGAAAAAATAGCTGCCTGTGAAGACTTTGGTATGACGTGTTTACAGCGAGGCAAATACGATGGTGGTAACAGTGAATACACCTACCTGGATGCATCGGGTCCTCTAAAATGCATCGTTGAACTACTTGAAAACCATTGA
- a CDS encoding class-III pyridoxal-phosphate-dependent aminotransferase: protein MNNTVIAEDKAYNMQVYSPEEIIFKQADGMYLIDDQGKKYLDFSAQFSACSLGHNNKELIDAISSQMKKIVSVTSMFVTQERVQLAKTLTDLAPYGLTKVLMGCTGSDANEFALKTAKYYKGGGKIISFWRGFHGSTAGSAAATGKSETIQENPHIAELLPRGFLHTSPPYCYRCDFGKNPHHCELQCLKYLEQQILNDSSNNVAAIITEPVFAAGGVIVPPNGYLKELRRICDRFNALLIFDEVVTGIGRTGAMFACEHWEVIPDILVTGKALTGGYVPGSAVITTKEIGDVMDKLTLHGHTHSFYPLMCTAASKNLEIIQRDGLVENSRIVGAYLNKRLKELQTKYDVIGDVRGMGLLQGFELVKNKKTKQANFELGDMLFKEMLKKGLVTELESRKNLNNVVIVLHPPLITSKKDVDRCIQIIDASIEACSTNIHYK, encoded by the coding sequence TTGAATAATACAGTCATTGCTGAAGATAAGGCTTATAATATGCAGGTATACAGCCCTGAAGAGATTATTTTTAAACAGGCAGATGGTATGTATTTGATCGATGATCAAGGTAAGAAATATCTGGACTTTTCTGCACAGTTTTCAGCTTGCAGCTTGGGGCACAATAACAAAGAACTGATAGACGCTATTTCATCTCAGATGAAGAAAATAGTCTCAGTAACATCCATGTTTGTGACACAAGAGCGTGTCCAGCTGGCTAAAACATTGACAGATTTGGCGCCTTATGGGCTGACGAAAGTCTTAATGGGTTGTACCGGCTCAGACGCCAATGAATTTGCTTTAAAAACCGCCAAATATTATAAAGGCGGAGGTAAGATTATATCCTTTTGGAGAGGGTTTCACGGCTCCACAGCTGGATCTGCTGCTGCAACGGGTAAGTCAGAAACCATACAAGAAAATCCCCATATCGCGGAGCTGTTACCCAGAGGTTTCCTTCACACATCCCCACCCTATTGTTATCGATGTGACTTTGGAAAAAATCCTCATCATTGTGAGTTGCAATGCCTCAAATACCTAGAGCAGCAGATCCTTAATGACAGCAGTAACAATGTGGCGGCTATTATAACAGAGCCAGTATTTGCAGCCGGTGGGGTTATCGTACCACCTAATGGGTATTTAAAAGAATTAAGAAGAATCTGCGACAGGTTCAATGCCCTTTTAATTTTTGACGAAGTGGTAACAGGTATTGGTAGAACGGGGGCTATGTTTGCCTGTGAACATTGGGAAGTCATACCAGACATATTAGTAACAGGAAAAGCGCTTACAGGAGGCTATGTGCCCGGTTCTGCTGTGATAACCACTAAGGAAATTGGCGACGTCATGGATAAGCTGACGCTTCATGGGCACACCCACTCTTTCTATCCCCTGATGTGTACAGCTGCAAGTAAAAACCTAGAAATCATTCAACGAGATGGGCTAGTTGAGAATTCTCGAATTGTTGGTGCCTATCTCAATAAAAGACTAAAGGAGCTACAAACAAAATATGATGTAATTGGTGATGTCAGAGGCATGGGATTGCTTCAAGGGTTTGAGCTGGTTAAGAATAAAAAGACAAAACAAGCAAACTTCGAATTAGGTGACATGTTGTTTAAAGAGATGCTAAAAAAAGGCCTGGTAACGGAGTTAGAAAGTAGAAAAAATCTTAACAACGTGGTCATCGTATTGCATCCACCTTTGATTACCTCCAAAAAAGATGTGGATAGATGTATACAAATCATCGACGCATCCATAGAAGCATGTTCAACAAACATCCATTATAAATGA
- a CDS encoding zinc-dependent alcohol dehydrogenase translates to MKALIWTDNKKLELREVEEPNLKRPDDVKVKIYGTGICGTDLHIIGGKMEGPTNMIIGHEAIGKVVEVGDEVKHIKVGDEVIIDPTQYCGNCYYCNIGLTCYCTDFSSYQVGIGTHGTFAEYYVGQESYIYKIPENMSRETAWMVEPLCCVLNVFEKLNVRPDQSVLVLGSGPIGLICQLMSSKVARLTVSTEVNAYRKKMSEKYVDYCYDPQELTVEEVHRINRGRGFDVIIDAVGDKLHTAMDYVGKNTKMVPMGFNNTYEITLKTIDLLTNGTSIIGTGEVHQLMEKAIDIALNLSELGELVTKKVPMEQYKEAFDELLNKKGDSQDMKIILTSPGM, encoded by the coding sequence ATGAAAGCATTAATTTGGACTGACAATAAAAAGTTAGAATTAAGAGAGGTAGAAGAACCAAACCTTAAGCGACCTGATGATGTGAAGGTCAAAATATATGGGACCGGTATATGTGGAACAGATTTACACATTATTGGAGGTAAAATGGAAGGTCCAACCAACATGATTATTGGTCATGAAGCCATTGGTAAAGTAGTAGAGGTAGGTGATGAGGTAAAACATATTAAGGTTGGTGATGAAGTCATTATTGATCCAACTCAATATTGTGGAAACTGTTATTACTGTAATATAGGCTTAACATGTTATTGTACAGATTTTAGTTCCTATCAAGTAGGCATAGGTACACATGGTACATTTGCTGAGTATTATGTTGGGCAAGAGAGTTATATCTACAAAATCCCTGAAAACATGAGTAGGGAGACGGCTTGGATGGTAGAGCCTTTATGCTGTGTGTTAAATGTATTTGAAAAATTAAATGTGAGACCGGACCAATCCGTCTTAGTTTTAGGTAGTGGACCTATAGGCCTTATATGTCAATTAATGAGCAGCAAAGTAGCACGCTTAACAGTTTCTACAGAAGTAAATGCATATCGTAAAAAAATGTCAGAGAAGTATGTGGATTACTGCTATGACCCTCAGGAATTAACAGTGGAAGAAGTCCATCGCATTAACAGAGGTCGTGGTTTTGATGTCATTATTGATGCAGTAGGTGATAAATTACATACGGCCATGGACTATGTAGGAAAAAATACGAAAATGGTTCCAATGGGTTTTAACAATACCTATGAGATAACATTAAAAACTATTGATTTACTAACAAATGGAACAAGCATCATTGGTACTGGTGAAGTACATCAATTAATGGAGAAAGCAATCGATATCGCTCTTAATCTAAGTGAATTAGGGGAATTAGTGACTAAAAAAGTACCCATGGAACAATATAAAGAAGCTTTTGATGAACTTTTAAATAAAAAAGGAGATTCACAAGACATGAAAATTATCTTGACATCACCAGGTATGTAA
- a CDS encoding inositol monophosphatase family protein: MKEFIYGLADYVYDRVNESSGVLKNRVVNGVSPGGDAQFNIDQIAEDAVMEYVTKSNLSIAIYSEDYGLSILGGNPEFLLIVDPIDGTRPMAAEMGMSCISIAVARFYEDAKIKDIDYALLKELKSGATIYSDKNMEGIACSGYKDTLPNLNHQTKLENMFWTIEFNGHPAELMVKAYGDLINQSANTGGVFLFNSASYAISRIITGQLDAYVDIGNRILKDNPSLINRFREVGNGKVLHLFPYDIAASVYLAQKAGVIITDAYGESLDETLLTELGYHNQQSCIAASTHELHKKILDQIKW, translated from the coding sequence GTGAAAGAATTTATATATGGCCTAGCAGATTATGTTTACGATCGGGTAAATGAATCAAGTGGCGTACTAAAAAATCGAGTGGTGAATGGGGTTTCTCCTGGTGGCGATGCTCAGTTTAATATCGACCAAATAGCAGAAGATGCTGTGATGGAATATGTGACCAAGTCCAATCTATCCATAGCCATATATTCTGAAGATTATGGGTTAAGTATTTTAGGTGGGAATCCTGAATTTCTATTGATTGTAGACCCTATAGATGGGACAAGGCCAATGGCTGCTGAAATGGGCATGTCATGTATTTCAATAGCTGTGGCAAGGTTCTACGAGGATGCAAAAATAAAAGATATTGACTATGCATTACTCAAAGAGTTAAAATCCGGTGCTACCATATACAGTGATAAAAACATGGAAGGTATTGCTTGCTCTGGGTATAAAGATACCCTGCCCAACCTAAATCATCAGACCAAACTAGAAAATATGTTTTGGACAATTGAGTTTAACGGGCATCCAGCAGAATTAATGGTTAAAGCATATGGTGACTTAATCAATCAGTCAGCAAATACAGGAGGCGTTTTCCTATTTAACAGTGCATCCTATGCTATTTCTAGAATAATTACAGGACAATTGGATGCATATGTGGATATTGGAAATCGGATATTGAAAGATAATCCCAGCTTAATCAATAGATTTAGAGAGGTTGGGAATGGTAAAGTTCTTCATTTGTTTCCTTATGATATTGCAGCCAGCGTCTATTTAGCACAAAAAGCAGGTGTCATCATAACGGATGCATATGGTGAATCATTGGATGAAACATTGCTAACGGAATTAGGCTATCATAACCAACAATCGTGTATAGCTGCCTCTACCCATGAATTACATAAAAAAATACTGGATCAAATAAAATGGTAA
- a CDS encoding aspartate aminotransferase family protein, translating to MIEAMEKNELLQLNKYFFTPTQDVVMEYGKGIYLYDDKGKEYIDCAAATFNLSLGYSHQEVIEAVTQQAQNLIHITSSYMSESVGRLVEKLIEVTPKSLTKIHLKVSGGSTANEGAIKMVQHYNKKTGLISLFRSHVGQTIYTMNASGLAFRRQHFNGLSNSGITHVPPAYCYRCFYNQDKSNCNMLCVERIKDFIEYASNGNISAMILEPILGNGDNIVPPKEYFVKLRALADKYGFALIFDEIQTGIGRTGHMFASQHFGVEPDVLTIAKGLGGTGFQIAAIASREEYSEMDGHHHSFTYGSNSLAAAAGLKTLEIVSEPAFLSNVKNVGDYIMTRLKAFKLKYSFIGDVRGVGLMIGFEVNNEKGEPSLALTKEIQKTAFENGLIMRTSRYGFGNTLKIRPALIMTTKEAKKLCDILEYVLDQIQVSHA from the coding sequence ATGATTGAAGCTATGGAAAAAAATGAGTTGTTACAACTCAATAAATATTTTTTTACACCAACGCAAGATGTGGTAATGGAGTATGGTAAAGGCATCTATCTATACGATGACAAAGGTAAAGAGTATATTGATTGTGCTGCTGCTACCTTCAATCTCAGTCTAGGCTACAGCCATCAGGAAGTCATTGAAGCGGTTACACAACAGGCACAAAATTTAATACATATTACATCCAGTTATATGTCAGAGTCTGTAGGTAGACTGGTAGAAAAGTTAATTGAAGTAACACCAAAATCTTTAACTAAGATACACTTAAAAGTGTCAGGTGGATCAACAGCAAACGAAGGTGCCATAAAAATGGTGCAGCATTATAATAAGAAAACGGGCCTTATATCATTATTTAGATCCCATGTTGGTCAGACAATCTATACAATGAATGCGTCTGGATTGGCATTTAGGAGACAACACTTTAATGGGCTTTCTAATAGTGGTATCACCCATGTTCCTCCTGCTTATTGCTATCGATGTTTTTATAATCAAGACAAAAGCAACTGTAATATGCTTTGTGTGGAGAGAATTAAGGATTTCATTGAATATGCCAGCAACGGCAATATATCCGCTATGATTCTAGAACCTATATTAGGCAATGGCGATAACATTGTGCCACCAAAAGAGTATTTCGTTAAATTAAGGGCATTAGCAGATAAGTATGGTTTTGCACTGATTTTTGATGAAATACAAACAGGTATAGGCAGAACGGGACATATGTTTGCGTCACAACACTTCGGTGTTGAACCAGATGTACTGACCATAGCCAAAGGATTAGGTGGTACAGGATTCCAAATAGCTGCAATTGCTTCAAGAGAAGAGTACTCTGAGATGGATGGACATCACCATTCATTCACATATGGTTCTAACTCGTTAGCAGCAGCTGCTGGGTTAAAAACATTAGAAATTGTCAGTGAACCTGCTTTCTTATCAAATGTTAAGAATGTAGGAGACTATATCATGACCAGACTTAAAGCATTCAAATTAAAGTATTCCTTTATAGGAGATGTAAGAGGCGTTGGGCTGATGATTGGATTTGAAGTGAATAACGAAAAAGGCGAACCAAGTTTAGCATTGACAAAAGAAATACAAAAGACAGCATTTGAAAATGGATTAATCATGCGTACCTCTAGGTATGGATTTGGTAATACCTTAAAAATAAGACCCGCCTTAATTATGACAACGAAGGAAGCTAAAAAACTATGTGATATTCTAGAATATGTTTTAGACCAAATACAAGTATCACATGCTTAA
- a CDS encoding helix-turn-helix domain-containing protein — translation MVSGDSREIGERIWNIRDQIGLSRNELAEKAGVCENTIYNIETGERGFTVDVLKRICTALEISSDYVLYGERTSLERELSLQGIVDNVSADTLKEVGKILIHLSDSK, via the coding sequence ATGGTAAGTGGAGACAGTAGAGAAATCGGTGAAAGGATTTGGAATATAAGAGATCAAATAGGCTTATCTAGAAATGAACTAGCTGAAAAGGCTGGTGTATGTGAGAATACAATCTACAATATAGAAACTGGAGAAAGAGGTTTCACTGTAGATGTTTTAAAAAGGATTTGCACAGCATTAGAAATTTCAAGCGATTATGTTTTATATGGGGAAAGGACAAGTCTAGAAAGAGAACTTAGTTTACAAGGAATAGTTGATAACGTTTCGGCTGACACACTTAAAGAAGTAGGTAAAATATTAATCCATCTAAGTGACAGTAAGTGA
- a CDS encoding B12-binding domain-containing radical SAM protein has translation MDIIFVDAFQQSSVISFPIGINLLSTIVNANSNYTSQVISFPNLLAEKKVPDNILIEKNYETITKYILSKNPKIISFYTMGSSFFISLIIAKNIKTINAEIKIVFAGPHVSLCGPKTLETFDFIDVVAIGEGEQNVISIIDFFNGKEKIENVKGICYRKSNQIVFNEPTPLLDNLDDLPMLNLKMDNLPSTIPIETGRGCPYNCTFCCTKTFWKRKVRLKSTDRIINEIKHYMKKYGIRKFDFIHDLFTANKKNILEFCSKLVDLDMGIKWNCSARADTLDEEIIRLMARSGCSKILLGIETGSQRMQSVINKYLTISEVKNTIQLLDKYGIDMQVNFIYGLPTEKEEDLLESLKLIRFCVEEMLIQETTIHRCMCFPGTHIYLTEKDTLTFNEKNFYLFKFPAKNHIDFIKRYPDLFSNLFTLDSILLDKYFYLDIFVNYVYNYFAFRTPKTIKEIIAYYNNSLLEFYLDYESELERMAALLTRTVYYEDNLSDVREEMYRSLVLFIKNKMTDDFILELLKFEEEIMKTVLAENTKESQAKSFDYDMLLYYQSLKKKKEKCKLLFTVTKNKEVKIYRDI, from the coding sequence ATGGATATCATATTTGTTGATGCATTTCAACAATCAAGTGTAATAAGCTTTCCCATAGGCATTAATTTGTTATCAACCATAGTTAATGCCAATTCAAACTATACTTCACAGGTAATTAGTTTCCCTAATCTACTTGCTGAAAAAAAAGTGCCCGATAATATATTGATCGAAAAAAATTATGAAACCATTACCAAATATATACTGAGTAAAAATCCCAAAATAATATCCTTTTACACCATGGGCTCCTCATTTTTTATATCATTAATTATAGCTAAAAATATAAAAACAATTAATGCTGAGATAAAGATAGTTTTTGCTGGTCCCCACGTTAGCTTATGCGGTCCAAAGACTCTTGAAACCTTTGACTTTATAGATGTGGTCGCTATAGGTGAAGGTGAACAAAATGTAATCAGTATAATTGATTTTTTTAACGGTAAAGAAAAAATCGAAAATGTAAAAGGTATTTGCTATAGAAAATCAAACCAAATAGTTTTTAACGAGCCCACTCCATTACTAGATAATTTGGATGACCTACCAATGCTTAATTTAAAAATGGATAATCTTCCTTCCACAATCCCTATCGAGACTGGCAGAGGGTGTCCCTATAACTGCACCTTTTGCTGTACCAAAACCTTTTGGAAGCGTAAGGTTAGACTCAAAAGCACCGACAGAATAATTAATGAAATAAAACATTATATGAAAAAATACGGTATTAGAAAATTTGATTTCATTCATGACCTATTTACAGCCAATAAAAAAAATATTCTTGAGTTCTGCAGCAAACTGGTAGATCTAGACATGGGTATAAAATGGAATTGCAGTGCAAGGGCTGATACCTTAGATGAAGAAATCATTCGTTTAATGGCAAGATCAGGCTGCAGCAAGATTCTTTTAGGAATTGAAACGGGCTCTCAAAGAATGCAAAGTGTCATTAACAAGTACCTGACTATTTCTGAGGTCAAAAATACCATCCAGCTTCTGGATAAATATGGTATCGACATGCAAGTGAATTTTATTTACGGATTACCTACGGAAAAAGAGGAAGATTTGTTAGAAAGCCTTAAATTAATAAGATTTTGTGTTGAAGAAATGCTGATCCAGGAAACCACCATACACAGATGCATGTGTTTTCCGGGTACGCATATCTATCTCACTGAAAAGGATACCTTGACTTTTAATGAAAAAAATTTTTACCTATTTAAATTTCCTGCAAAAAACCATATTGACTTTATTAAAAGATATCCAGACCTGTTTTCAAACCTGTTTACTCTTGATAGTATATTACTGGACAAATACTTTTATTTAGATATATTTGTTAATTATGTATACAATTACTTTGCCTTTAGGACACCTAAAACCATTAAGGAAATAATAGCATATTATAACAATAGTTTATTGGAATTTTATCTGGATTACGAATCTGAATTAGAAAGAATGGCTGCTTTATTGACCCGAACAGTTTACTATGAAGATAATCTAAGTGATGTCAGAGAAGAAATGTATAGAAGCTTAGTGCTTTTTATCAAAAATAAGATGACGGATGATTTTATTTTGGAGTTATTAAAGTTTGAAGAAGAAATAATGAAGACAGTTTTGGCAGAAAATACTAAAGAGTCCCAAGCCAAAAGTTTTGACTATGATATGCTCCTTTACTATCAAAGCCTAAAAAAGAAAAAGGAAAAGTGTAAATTACTTTTTACAGTTACAAAAAATAAAGAAGTTAAAATATATAGAGATATATAG
- a CDS encoding PBECR3 domain-containing polyvalent protein, producing the protein MTEKFDIDNLTQNAYVIGKLNEEIINLLNLTMDETDILIGKDKIKYTLKHKHKFRNDEEYKKCIEFTPDIIANPDYVGVHPNGKSIEFIKTIDQTLVVAVRIKPKGILWVKTIFPITPDKLNVYKKSNTLKKC; encoded by the coding sequence ATGACAGAAAAATTTGATATAGATAATTTGACCCAAAATGCTTATGTAATTGGAAAACTTAACGAAGAAATTATTAACTTATTAAATTTAACAATGGACGAAACTGATATTCTCATTGGTAAAGATAAGATAAAATATACTCTTAAGCATAAACATAAATTTAGAAATGATGAAGAGTATAAAAAATGTATTGAATTCACGCCTGATATTATTGCTAATCCTGATTATGTAGGTGTCCACCCAAACGGTAAAAGTATTGAGTTCATAAAAACCATAGATCAAACCTTAGTGGTTGCAGTAAGGATTAAACCTAAAGGTATTTTATGGGTGAAAACAATTTTTCCCATTACTCCAGATAAATTAAATGTATATAAAAAGAGTAATACTTTAAAAAAATGTTGA